In Periplaneta americana isolate PAMFEO1 chromosome 3, P.americana_PAMFEO1_priV1, whole genome shotgun sequence, the following are encoded in one genomic region:
- the RpLP1 gene encoding large ribosomal subunit protein P1, with amino-acid sequence MTSKAELACVYSALILADDDVAITGEKIQTILKAASVDVEPYWPGLFAKALEGISVKDLITNVGSGVGAGPAPGGAPAAATASEAAPAEKKEEAKKKEESEESDDDMGFGLFD; translated from the exons ATGACATCAAAAGCAGAATTGGCTTGTGTTTATTCCGCTTTGATTTTGGCTGACGATGATGTAGCTATCACC GGTGAAAAGATCCAGACAATACTGAAGGCTGCCTCAGTTGACGTTGAACCTTACTGGCCTGGTCTTTTTGCAAAGGCGTTGGAGGGTATTAGCGTTAAAGACTTAATTACAAACGTTGGCTCTGGCGTTGGTGCTGGACCTGCTCCTGGTGGAG CCCCTGCTGCAGCTACAGCATCTGAAGCAGCGCCAGCTGAGAAGAAAGAGGAAgcaaaaaagaaggaagaatCCGAAGAGTCGGATGACGATATGGGCTTTG gTTTGTTCGACTAA